In a genomic window of Melitaea cinxia chromosome 2, ilMelCinx1.1, whole genome shotgun sequence:
- the LOC123667174 gene encoding FERM, ARHGEF and pleckstrin domain-containing protein 2-like has product MNNVIALNNFDVTSQEDPTVSSASLCMSPNDTTDTTDAPVCTSTPFERRVTNGYRHETLDNRRDCDTVNGNVHVNIVSASTNNMDVLSGGESDAGDTLSRRNNNSIPSGVAVAGDTGKRRGDITYYVAKELLMTERTYKRDLELVTVTWSKRVGSLCRSAAGGAEAAALARACLALEPLALPAGALLARLDRALASEPAAHEEVDLETLLALPAGPFLAYLDRIVSCIDLPIKNNEEPEYKKVAELLSDYLTNTSDAYKSYTEQAAGAVALVESARRRGGEGARHAAAFERAAPLPLACLLLRPLHRLQHYERLAHELWSATGSKMARAALECARSLAEAANEQLRHVENHAALCQLQRDLVGYDKLLVADREFIRLGCVYTHTSKGLQQRMLFLFNDILILASKCSSGQFRAQAVLPLQQLTIENADLPHSFVIKVTDESRLTLSSSESEYAGWSAAVEDAIARARDRPAPTPGDLQLSNALPDYEESEGAGAGAGSALAHVCWHRAASLRRAQLHRAMRSQLSGYLLRKFKNSHGWQKLWVVFAMFTLFFYKTCRDNSPLASLPLLGYNVGAPVPSDGIDKEFVFKLQFKNHVYFFRADSHFTYSRWIEVLKTPMASDSN; this is encoded by the exons atgaaTAATGTTATTGCCTTAAATAACTTTG atGTGACGTCACAAGAGGATCCAACGGTATCCTCAGCAAGTCTATGCATGTCGCCCAACGACACTACGGACACAACGGACGCGCCCGTGTGTACGTCCACGCCGTTCGAGAGACGCGTGACAAATGGATACAGACACGAGACGCTGGATAACAGGAGGGATTGCGACACTGTTAATGGGAATGTTCATG TTAATATAGTGTCGGCGTCGACCAACAATATGGATGTCTTAAGCGGTGGAGAGAGTGACGCAGGCGATACATTGTCGAGGCGGAACAATAATAG CATACCATCCGGAGTAGCGGTAGCGGGAGACACAGGCAAGCGACGCGGCGACATAACGTATTATGTGGCTAAAGAATTACTCATGACGGAACGAACGTACAAGCGCGACCTGGAGTTAGTCACAGTT ACGTGGTCGAAGCGCGTGGGGTCGCTGTGCcgcagcgcggcgggcggcgcggagGCGGCGGCGCTGGCGCGCGCCTGCCTCGCGCTCGAGCCGCTGGCGCTGCCGGCCGGCGCGCTGCTCGCCCGCCTCGACCGCGCGCTGGCCTCCGAGCCCGCCGCCCACGAAG aaGTGGATTTGGAAACTCTGCTTGCGTTACCCGCGGGACCGTTTCTTGCGTACCTCGATCGAATTGTCTCATGTATCGATTTACCGATCAAAA ATAATGAAGAACCAGAATATAAGAAAGTTGCTGAGTTACTAAGCGACTATTTGACCAACACATCTGAC GCGTACAAGTCGTACACGGAGCAGGCGGCGGGCGCCGTGGCGCTGGTGGAGagcgcgcggcggcgcggcggcgagGGCGCGCGCCACGCCGCCGCCTTcgagcgcgccgcgccgctgcCGCTCGCCTGCCTGCTGCTGCGGCCGCTGCACCGCCTGCAGCACTACGAGCGGCTCGCTCACG AGCTTTGGTCGGCGACGGGTAGCAAGATGGCTCGTGCAGCGCTTGAATGCGCTCGAAGCCTTGCGGAAGCAGCGAATGAACAACTACGACATGTGGAGAACCACGCCGCGCTGTGTCAGTTGCAGCGAGATCTCGTTG GATATGATAAGTTGCTGGTCGCAGACCGAGAATTTATAAGATTGGGCTGCGTCTATACACACACTTCAAAGGGATTGCAACAAAGAATGCTGTTTTTG TTCAACGACATTCTCATCCTGGCTTCGAAGTGTTCGAGCGGTCAGTTTCGAGCGCAGGCGGTGTTGCCGCTGCAACAGTTGACTATCGAAAATGCGGATTTACCTCATTCCTTTGTCATTAAAG TGACTGACGAGTCTCGACTGACGCTAAGCAGCAGCGAGAGCGAGTACGCCGGGTGGAGCGCCGCCGTAGAGGACGCGATAGCCCGCGCACGCGACCGCCCGGCGCCCACGCCCGGAGACTTGCAGCTTTCCAACGCACTGCCTGACTACG AGGAGAGTGaaggcgcgggcgcgggcgcgggcagCGCACTGGCGCACGTGTGCTGGcaccgcgccgcctcgctgcGGCGGGCGCAGCTGCACCGCGCCATGCGG AGCCAACTGTCCGGCTACTTACTACGAAAGTTCAAGAACTCACATGGCTGGCAGAAGCTGTGGGTGGTGTTCGCGATGTTCACATTGTTCTTTTATAAGACGTGTCGTGACAACTCGCCATTAGCCTCGCTGCCTCTGCTTGG CTACAACGTGGGCGCGCCGGTTCCGAGTGACGGCATCGACAAGGAGTTCGTGTTCAAACTGCAGTTCAAGAACCACGTGTACTTCTTCCGAGCGGACAGCCACTTCACTTATAGCAG ATGGATAGAAGTCTTAAAAACCCCGATGGCTTCAGACAGCAACTGA